One stretch of Gemmatimonadota bacterium DNA includes these proteins:
- a CDS encoding pseudouridine synthase, producing the protein MRLNRYMAQAGVASRRHSEAMIVAGRVKLNGETVVSLATQVHPDSDVVTVDDRTLELSADRKCYLLNKPAGYLTTLSDPYGRPTVASLIRDIPERVFPVGRLDRDSEGLLLLTNDGALGNRLMHPRFRCEKEYHVLVKGVPRDDTLHRLREGVVLDGRTTAMAGVESIRRTESGTWLSIVLHEGRKRQIRRMCAMVGHPVMRLIRVRLGGLAGGGLPAGKWRALTHGEIEELEPVGSMTG; encoded by the coding sequence ATGAGACTGAATAGATACATGGCCCAGGCGGGCGTCGCCTCCCGGAGGCACAGCGAAGCGATGATCGTGGCCGGCCGGGTCAAGCTGAACGGCGAGACGGTGGTTTCCCTGGCCACGCAGGTCCATCCCGATTCGGATGTCGTGACGGTCGATGACCGGACGCTGGAGTTATCGGCGGACCGGAAATGTTACCTGCTCAACAAGCCGGCCGGATATCTGACCACGTTGAGCGATCCCTACGGACGGCCGACGGTTGCGTCGTTGATCCGGGACATTCCGGAACGCGTCTTTCCCGTCGGCAGGCTGGACCGGGACTCGGAGGGCCTGCTGCTCCTGACGAACGACGGCGCATTGGGTAACAGGTTGATGCATCCGCGTTTCCGTTGTGAAAAGGAGTATCACGTCCTCGTTAAGGGTGTGCCGCGGGATGACACCCTGCATAGGCTGAGAGAAGGCGTCGTGCTGGACGGCAGGACCACGGCAATGGCCGGCGTGGAATCGATCCGGCGCACGGAAAGCGGGACCTGGCTTTCGATCGTATTGCACGAGGGTCGCAAGCGCCAGATCCGGAGAATGTGCGCCATGGTGGGGCATCCCGTGATGCGGTTGATCAGGGTGCGGCTGGGCGGACTGGCCGGCGGCGGCCTTCCCGCCGGGAAATGGCGCGCCTTGACCCATGGAGAAATCGAGGAACTTGAGCCGGTGGGCAGCATGACCGGCTGA